From the genome of Polycladomyces zharkentensis:
TATCTGCCGCATCCGTTGATTTCCCGCTGGATCGAAGAAATGGTGAGGGATGCGATCGGTCAATCCCGGTGCGCACCTTCTGCCGCCACTCAGTGAATCAAGCCGGCGTGGGTGTGCCGCTGCCACGGGGCGCACAATGTCGGGCAAGACCGGCAGCCGGATATCGGCATCCCCACCCTGACAGTCACCACCGTCCCGTGAGGGACGGTTTTTTCACGTTGGGATACCGTTTGACATATAGCGCCAATGGTGACATTTTGTTTGTACAGGCACCTGTTGTAAGGATGTGGGAAATGGATCACCTGTCTTATGTTTCTGGCATCCACCGGGTCCATTGCCGCGTACCCAACAGATGCTGTGCACCGACCATCGCCTGTTGCAAGTGCGTCTCCGCGTGTCGGGTCCAAACGAGAAGCAATTCCGCCGTGGGACGGAATCCTTCCGGCGCTGAACCGCACAACCGGTGAAAATATCCTTGTTTGATGCGATCCGCCCGCCGGGCGAGATACAAGCATTGTACCAGTGTCATCAACAGGGTTTCATGCCAATCGCCCATCGCCATCCGTTTGAGGCAACCGGAAGCGGTCAGACGGTAGTGGTTGGACAGCATGCATTCCCGATGTGCTTCCTCCCAGCCGTCCCAATCACGTGCAAACGCGGAACAACGCAGTTGATAACAAATGGAACTCAAGGTTTCGTCTGCGGCAATGCTCTGTTCCAAAGCGTGTTGTACTTCAGTCAACCGGTAGGGTTCCGGACCGGTTGGGGTCGGTTGCGACTTGTTGGAGGAGGCGTGGGAATCGGTCATCGACGGTTCCTCCTTTCTCATTCTCAAGCGGGCGAAATCTTGTCTTTCACCATTGTATGCGTTGGCCGGGAAAATAAGCAGACCGTAAAAGAGGTGATCCCGAATGTACAGGCGAGCGAGATTGATTTACAATCCCACCGCCGGGAGAGAGATGTTCGTACGGCAGTTGCCCCGCATTCTCGAACGCTTGGAGCGGGCAGGATTGGAAACGTCCTGTCACGCGACACGGGAGCCGGGTCAGGCGACAATTGCGGCGCGGCAGGCGGCAGAACGCGGGTTTGACGTGGTGATCGCTGCTGGTGGAGACGGGACGGTGCACGAAGTGGTCACCGGCATATCCCAGGGTCCGCACCGTCCGATCCTGGGCGTTTTGCCGTGCGGTACCACCAACGATTTTGCGCGTGGCATAGGGTTGCCACATGACTTGTTACGGGCGTGCGACGTGATCGGTGGCGGATTCGCACGGACAGTGGATGCGGGACGTGTGGGGGATCGGCTGTTTGTCAACGTGGCGGCGGTCGGTGATGTGACGGCTGTCACCTACGAAGCACCCAGCAGACTGAAAACGCTGATCGGCCCATTGGCTTATTACTTGAAAGGACTGGAGAAAATAGGATCATTGTCGCGTTCGTTTCCGGTTCGCATCGAGGCGGACGGCCGACAATGGGAGGAAGACATTTTGTTGATGATGGTGGCCAATACCCGATCGGTGGGCGGGTTTGAACAGCTGGCCCCGAAAGCGGATTTGACCGACGGGAAACTGGATGTGATCGTGGTGCGCAAAACGGGTATCACCGATTTGATTCCGTTGGTCAGAATCGCGAGGAAGGGTGGGCACATCTATGATCCAAGCATCTTGTATTTTCAAACACGTCGTCTCCACGTCGAATCGGATGAGCCGCTGCGTTGGAACCTGGACGGGGAACTGGGCGGGACCCTCCCCGGTATATGCGAAACGTTGCCGGGTCATCTGCGGGTGTTGTGCCCGCGACCGGCTGCAAATGCATCGGACAGCGTGATTGAAAAGGTTCTGGTATAATCGATTCGTGACGCTGCGGAACCAGTTGCAGCAGATGACCGAATGATGGTGAGGAGCAAAGAAGGATGAAACCACCTGTTACCACGGGAGATATCATCGAACTGACCGTCACCGGACAGAGCCATACCGGCGACGGTGTTGGAAAATACGAGGGGTTCACCGTTTTTGTTCCGTTGGCGCTGACCGGTGAACGAATTCGGGCGAAAATCACGAAGGTGAAGAAGACATACGCTCACGGGCGGATGTTGGAGATATTGGAACCGGCCCCGGCACGGACGGAGCCGGCTTGTCCCGTTTTTGAACGGTGTGGCGGATGTCAGTTGCAACACGTGAGCTATGAGGAGCAGTTACGGATCAAACGGCAGCAAGTCATCGACAGTTTTCAACGGATCGGCGGATGGGAGGAACCGGTGCCCGTTTTACCCGTGATCGGGATGCAAGATCCGTGGGCATACCGCAACAAAGCGCAAGTGCCGTTCGGCTTGCGCGGCGGGGAACTGGTGGCCGGTTTTTACGCTGCCGGTACGCATACGATTGTCGACATGGATACCTGCGGCATTCAACATCCGGACAACGACCAGGCAGTCCGGGAAGTAAAGCGGCTGGCCAAGGAATGGGGAATCTCTCCGTACGATGAAAAAAATCACCGTGGGGTACTGCGACATGTCATGGTGCGAACCGGGTTTGCCACCGGCGAGATGATGGTCGTACTGGTGACCAACGGAAAACGGTTGCCGCACCGGGAGATGCTGGTGACCGAACTGCGGAAGGCACTGCCGCGGATGAAGTCACTGGTGCAAAACATCAACGACCGTCGGACCAATGTGATATTGGGCCGGAAAAACCGGTTGTTGTGGGGGGAGCCGGTGATCCGTGACCGGATCGGGTCTGTGACCTACGTGATTTCTCCGCAGTCGTTTTTTCAGGTCAATCCCGTTCAGACACGTGTGTTGTACGATCAGGTGCGTCGATATGCCCGGTTGACGGGGCGGGAGATCGTGATGGATGTCTATTGCGGTGCCGGTACCATCGGTTTGTATCTGGCTGACGGCGCGGCATGGGTGTACGGAGTGGAATCTGTGGCTGAAGCGGTTGAGGACGCACGGCGCAATGCGCAGATCAACGGGATCGAACATGTCACGTTCGTGGCAGGAAAAGCGGAGGAAGTGATGCCGAAGTGGCGGGAACAGGGAATCCGGCCTGACGTCATCGTGGTGGACCCGCCGCGCAAAGGCTGTGATCCCGTTTTGTTGGATACGGTGGTGGACATGCATCCCAAACGGTTGGTCTACGTCTCGTGCAACCCGGCTACGTTGGCACGGGATGCCCGTTATTTGCGGGAGCGGGGTTTTGAAACGCGCGAAGTCCAGCCGGTGGATATGTTTCCGCACACCAGTCATGTGGAGTGCGTCGCTTGGATGGAACCGGTGGGGAAAACTCTTGACGGAAACAAATGAAATAAATGATTGGATTTTGCTTTGTTCCCAGGAACAGTTTTTTGCCATTCCCTCTCATCATGGAAAAAGAGGCGCGGTATGGTTCCGCGCCGGAGAGTGCTGACAAAGCTTTTTAACCACATATGATTCCCGGATGCCCCGTTTTCCCTCTTGCTCCTGGATCGTAGCGTCTCAAAGGTCGCTCGTGGGAAAAAACGGCCACCCTATTGTAAAAAATGGGTCCGAACTCCCGACGAGCGACTCCAGCTGTCGTTACGGAGAGAAGACGGGGAAATCAGTGTCCGTGACATTTCGACAATCTGGTGCGGTATGGTTCCAGCAACCCCCCGATGGAAAAGTCGAACATCTTCTCATTCTTCCATTTCCGCTTGGCTCTTCACGTCTGCCGGCACTTCGATCTTGTCGTTGAGGTCGCCTTTGAGGTTGCATTCGGAATGATCTTCCACCTTCAACACGGTTCCGTCGGGAGCGGAACGGAGGCCTCGTAATCAAGTTCTCCTCCCAGAAAACGGAACGTGCTGGCATTGATCCGATACGTGTCTTTGAACGTGTGAAACTGAATTTGTTCCTTTTTCAGCTTCGCGCCGTTGGGGTGTTCGTCCTGAGCAAGGTCCAGTTCTGATTTGATCTGTTTTTTAATGTAGCTTTCGTATGATTTGTTTGCTTTCAATACCTGGAGATCGAATTTCAACACATACGTGTTTGCTTCTTTTTTCATGGTCACGCCGTTCGGGGAGCTTCCCCGGAACAGCTTCGCCATCATGGCCAGTCCGTCGGACATCCTTTGGTCTTTACCGCCAGGTCGCATTTCAACTCCCTGTTTTTTCGTCCAGCCCGTTCCCGCTATATGTTCATATGATTCATCCCCGATATAGTATCCTTCTACCGGCAGGTTTAGATTGTCTTATTTAAAGTTCCCTTTTATATGTGTGGCCGGAGGTTGACCGGTTTCTTCCCAATCGCCGTCATAACCCATTGAGGTTATTTTCTCAACATCACCCTGCATGGTGAACACCATCGACAGGTCCCACCCTCATATCATAGGCATAACCGCCCTTGCTCATCACGTTGGCCGACTTTTGCAACACTTCGGCGACCGTCAGTTCTTGTTCTTTCGGCTTCTCCAGTTCGGGTGCGGAAGCTTGATTTTGCTGAACGCATCCTGACAACACAAGAACCACAGACGTAATGAAAATGAGTCCAAAGCGAATGAATTTGTTCATGCCGTGTTACTGCTGTGCGTGATGTGGTGATCCTTGCGGTCGGGAGCCGGCGTACTCCCGTCTACAGCAGAATGCTGCCTCCCTTCCCTTATATTCTTTTTGAACGGGAACAGACAAAATGTGAAACTGTCCTTAAAAACTCAAGAAGTTCCCGGATCATGGATGAAAAAGGCTTCAATCGCATGCCGTTGTTCGAACACATCGAGTTCAGGATCCACGGTGGAACGGATTTCGTACCCCTGAAACACCCCGATGATCAGGTTGCCGATGACCCGGGCCTCGATATCTGACCGAATTTGCCCCAGCTCCTGGCCGCGTTGGATGACGGTCGCCATAAACGCTTCCCATGCCCGGTACTGCTCTTGAATCCACTCCCGGACGACCGGGTTTTTTCGGTGCATCAGAAAGACCTGATAGAAAGCGGAGGACCACAAAGCCGGGTCCGATCCTGCAGAACCCTGATACACCTGTCTCAGCATTTGCCGGAGGATCTCCCGGACATCACACGGTTCCTCCTTCAGCTTGGCGAGCGTCTCCTCGGCAATTTCTCCAAATGTCCGATCCAGCCGGGTTCGCATCACTTCGTACAGCAAGTCCTCTTTGCTTTGAAAGTGTGTGTAAAATGCCCCCTTGGTTTTCCCGATCTCAGACATGATGTCGTCAATCGACATGGCATCATATCCTTTTTCCGCAATCAAGCGGAACGCCGTGTCAATCATTTGTTGCTTCGTCTGTTCACCGGACTTGTATTTCATGACGTTCTCCTTTCCTGGGAAAATATCAATTTGATGTTGAATACTATTATAAATCATCCTATAATGAAATCAAACCAAACGTTCAGTATGATTTGGTCGCGTGAAGAGGGTCTTTTCATTTCTCATCAAAGGAGTGGGGAACGGCTCAAAAGAAGGGATGTGACAACGACCAAGTCTTCAGGCGAGAAAAGAAAATGTAAATTTAAAAAAGTTCAATAACTACCTGAAGGGGATGGGCTTTTTGGATGTCCATTCCCTTTTTTACGTGACAAAACGCTGTATCGAGCTGTGCCGGCAGCTCACAAGAGGAATGGATTGACGGCTGTCAATTTCCGGTGAGGAGAACACGGACCGGTGCAAGTAATCGGAGTCTTTGCGGGGGATTTGTAACCAAAGTTGAACCCTTTTCCGAAACAGGTCAAAATGAGAGGGGAGTTCCGAAAAAAGAAGATGGACGAAGAGGAGAATATTGTATATTTCGGCGAATAACATGGGAGAGTGCGACACATACATATGGTATAATGAGGGAACTTGAAACCGAAGGGTGATGGAAAACGTTTGCTGGGGTGGATACGTGGGATGTGAGACGGCAAAACAGAGGGGGAGGAAACATGGATCGGATCGCTCAAACGGGCTGGGACGGGTTGGCGAGAAGCGATGATGCACTGGATCACGATGTCGTCGATATCCTGCTGGTCTCCGAAAACTTCGGAACCGGTCATACGCGTGCGGCAGAAGCCTTGGCTCGCGGCATCGAACGGTCTCGTCCCGAGTTGCGGGTGCAACTGATTGAGCTGGGGAGGGCGCTTCAACCTCAAATCAACCGTGCTCTCCTGACCTCTTATCTGGGCATGATCAGACGGGCGCCCAATTTATGGAGAAAAGTGTACGGACGACACCATGAGCGGCTGTTTCCCCGTTGGTTGCAGTGGTGTTTGCATCTGACACTGTATGCCAGTTTATCTGATCTGATTGAAACCTTCCGTCCCAAACTCGTCGTTTCCACCCATCCGTTTGCCAGCTCCGGCGTGGCCAAACTGAAACAAAAAGGGTTCCCCCTTCGACTGTGTACAGTGGTTACAGATTTCACAGCACACGGTTCATGGGTTCATCCCGAAGTGGACCGTTACTTGGTTCCCACCCCTCAGGTACGTGAACAACTGGTGCAGTTGGGTGTAGAGGATCGTCGCATTCAGGTTACGGGCATTCCCACGGATGTGCAGTTTTGGGAAGAAGGGAATCGGTTGCGTGCCCGGCAGTACGTCGGTTTGTCGGACAAGCCGACCGTTTTGATCTTGGGAGGCGGATTGGGCATCGGTACGGACAGGCTCGTCCAGATGGCCGCCAAGTGGAAAGAAGAGATGCAAATCGTGGTCTGCACGGGGCACAACCGCAAAGTGTACCAGTGGTTGCAGAGCGATCTGTCCCTGAGGCACCCTCACATTCGCATCCTGGGATATACGCGGAGGTTATCGGATTGGATGGATGCGGCCGACCTCATTTTGTCCAAGCCCGGTGCGCTGACATGTTCGGAAGCGATCGCCAAGGGAACACCGCTGTTGTTGTATGGATCAATCCCCGGACATGAGGAACAAAACAGTCGGTTTCTGGTTTCTCACGGGCTGGCTGTCCAGGCGAAAAACGAAGAGGAGCTGGACGCGTGGTTTGCCCGGTTGTTGCATAAACCGGATCGGTTTCAGGAAATACGGGAGAACATGCTCCGATGGCGCAAGCATATCCACCCCTCCAAAAGTGTGGAGGCCGTGTTGGAGATGATGGTGTCCGAACCGTCTTCAGGGTTCCTGATAAAGGCATAAATGTGGGGTTTTGTTTTGCTTGCCCTTTTGTGCTTCCATCGATATAATGCAAAGGGCAGGTATAAATTCACAGATGTGACCAAGCCTTGAAAACGGACTGCGAAACAATCGCAGTAATCGACATGGGATGAGGATGTTAATAGACCATGGACAAACAACCTTCAGATATCGTGATACCGGATACCGGTATTTATTCCAAGAAGCTGGGGCAAGCCGACACCCGGATGCATGATTGGATTGCTCGGTTCGCCCGGTTTTGGGTAAAGGGAGTCATCTCTTTGAAGATTGAAACGACTCAACAGCTGGCCATTCGCATCATCCATCTGTTGTTTTTGAGCATCTTGATGTCGCCGTGGCTGCCGCCGCTGGTGATGCTCGGGATCGGTTTGTTGACGCCTTTTTTCTATAAATGCAAATGGCCGGTGCGCGGTTGGCCCGAGGGGATTTTTCTCGGTTTTGCGTTTCTGTCGCTCATCAGCTGGGCGTTTAATCCTTCGTGGTTTTGGTGGATTCCCATCGGTATCATCCCGATTATCTTGTTCGGGCTGTATTATCTCTTGACGATATGGATCAAACATCTGGCTGATTGGTCGTGGCAACAACTTCAGCGGCTGTATCTTCAATTTTGGCTGGGCGGCATCTATGTCGCCATTGTCGTGATTATGCAGCGTTGGGACCTGTTGCCGCACGAAAAGTCGTTTTGGACGTACATGCTGGGGTTTTATCCGCTGTGGCAGACGGATATGGAACGAAGTGTGGGGACGGCTGCCAACTCCAATCTGGCTGCAGCCATGCTGATCTGTTTGGCACTGATGAGTATTTACGCGTCCTCGGTGGTGCGGGGAGCGTGGAAAAAAGTCGGTTGCTTCACGATGTTTGCCATGTATTCGGTGGCC
Proteins encoded in this window:
- a CDS encoding YegS/Rv2252/BmrU family lipid kinase; this encodes MYRRARLIYNPTAGREMFVRQLPRILERLERAGLETSCHATREPGQATIAARQAAERGFDVVIAAGGDGTVHEVVTGISQGPHRPILGVLPCGTTNDFARGIGLPHDLLRACDVIGGGFARTVDAGRVGDRLFVNVAAVGDVTAVTYEAPSRLKTLIGPLAYYLKGLEKIGSLSRSFPVRIEADGRQWEEDILLMMVANTRSVGGFEQLAPKADLTDGKLDVIVVRKTGITDLIPLVRIARKGGHIYDPSILYFQTRRLHVESDEPLRWNLDGELGGTLPGICETLPGHLRVLCPRPAANASDSVIEKVLV
- the rlmD gene encoding 23S rRNA (uracil(1939)-C(5))-methyltransferase RlmD — encoded protein: MKPPVTTGDIIELTVTGQSHTGDGVGKYEGFTVFVPLALTGERIRAKITKVKKTYAHGRMLEILEPAPARTEPACPVFERCGGCQLQHVSYEEQLRIKRQQVIDSFQRIGGWEEPVPVLPVIGMQDPWAYRNKAQVPFGLRGGELVAGFYAAGTHTIVDMDTCGIQHPDNDQAVREVKRLAKEWGISPYDEKNHRGVLRHVMVRTGFATGEMMVVLVTNGKRLPHREMLVTELRKALPRMKSLVQNINDRRTNVILGRKNRLLWGEPVIRDRIGSVTYVISPQSFFQVNPVQTRVLYDQVRRYARLTGREIVMDVYCGAGTIGLYLADGAAWVYGVESVAEAVEDARRNAQINGIEHVTFVAGKAEEVMPKWREQGIRPDVIVVDPPRKGCDPVLLDTVVDMHPKRLVYVSCNPATLARDARYLRERGFETREVQPVDMFPHTSHVECVAWMEPVGKTLDGNK
- a CDS encoding TetR/AcrR family transcriptional regulator codes for the protein MKYKSGEQTKQQMIDTAFRLIAEKGYDAMSIDDIMSEIGKTKGAFYTHFQSKEDLLYEVMRTRLDRTFGEIAEETLAKLKEEPCDVREILRQMLRQVYQGSAGSDPALWSSAFYQVFLMHRKNPVVREWIQEQYRAWEAFMATVIQRGQELGQIRSDIEARVIGNLIIGVFQGYEIRSTVDPELDVFEQRHAIEAFFIHDPGTS
- a CDS encoding MGDG synthase family glycosyltransferase, producing the protein MDRIAQTGWDGLARSDDALDHDVVDILLVSENFGTGHTRAAEALARGIERSRPELRVQLIELGRALQPQINRALLTSYLGMIRRAPNLWRKVYGRHHERLFPRWLQWCLHLTLYASLSDLIETFRPKLVVSTHPFASSGVAKLKQKGFPLRLCTVVTDFTAHGSWVHPEVDRYLVPTPQVREQLVQLGVEDRRIQVTGIPTDVQFWEEGNRLRARQYVGLSDKPTVLILGGGLGIGTDRLVQMAAKWKEEMQIVVCTGHNRKVYQWLQSDLSLRHPHIRILGYTRRLSDWMDAADLILSKPGALTCSEAIAKGTPLLLYGSIPGHEEQNSRFLVSHGLAVQAKNEEELDAWFARLLHKPDRFQEIRENMLRWRKHIHPSKSVEAVLEMMVSEPSSGFLIKA
- a CDS encoding O-antigen ligase family protein, which encodes MDKQPSDIVIPDTGIYSKKLGQADTRMHDWIARFARFWVKGVISLKIETTQQLAIRIIHLLFLSILMSPWLPPLVMLGIGLLTPFFYKCKWPVRGWPEGIFLGFAFLSLISWAFNPSWFWWIPIGIIPIILFGLYYLLTIWIKHLADWSWQQLQRLYLQFWLGGIYVAIVVIMQRWDLLPHEKSFWTYMLGFYPLWQTDMERSVGTAANSNLAAAMLICLALMSIYASSVVRGAWKKVGCFTMFAMYSVAIWCTGSRGAWVGLLIGLLVQVWMTGNRRRTVLLFCALLLLGGVIYTNQTLIPREETLFATVEVRIFVWQHAFQIFREHWLLGVLPLHFGQLFAKMTGKYMFHAHNVFLGIATEYGIIGLGLFLALIAVTTYRARRWRKTANRKEEKRLAGLLISILFALLGHGMYDYPIISPQIGLIFILSLIMIHAQYERRCLKKPEWSQVSYTDSVSEKKMDKWEAALITVSSVWKALPGGRVYSVSHSKDG